CCCGCTCGAAGGAATCGGGCCCAAGCTTGATCATCTCGTTTTCGCGGCGCTTCTCATCAAGCACCCGCTTCTCCTCCGTGAGACTCTCCCAGGGGACAGGAGGTCGGCCATCTCCATAGCCCGCAGCCTGCATGCGCATCTGGTGGCGGTATCTCGTTAGTAAGATTTGCTCGTCTTTCTGGTATCTGCGGAAAGCTTCCTGGTTGACAGTAAACAAGCCATAAGTTTCTAGTCGATACACCACGTCAAGCGCCCCCATGGTCTCGCGGCGGCGGTCTTCAAGATAGTCTGCTAAGATCTTTTGACACTCCTGATAAATGAGTCGTTTGTTGAGCCGAGCGAACGAGGCGGCAAGGGCTTTCTCAAGCATAGTGTTCAGCAGGCTCATAACATGCTCGAGGAACGCTTTCATTGGCCCTGACCAAGGCTCGATTGCTTCTCGACACATGTCATTGTACACCTCTTCTGTGATAATGTCTGGAACACCAGCTCTAGTTTTGGCCTTTATCTCATCTCGCACTTGGCGAAGTGTTCTGAACCCTCTCCCAACGTTACTGAAAGGTGTAAAGGGGGCTGGGAATCCTTGCCGGCGCGGGGCCGGGGAGACAGAACCCACACTGGCCCTACTGTCCTCGGGCTTCAGCTGCGGACGAGAGGGGGTGCCTGCAGGAGCCTGTTCCATACGCATACGTTTCGAAGGTGTGATAGGAGGTGCCATCGCTCGTCGTTTGCTGGGCGTGTTGGGATTCGTTACCGTGACCACCGATCCGGTATCTGACTCATCGTCAGAGATGTCGACAACGGGGATGTCGCTGCTATCTTTGAGTGTAAACTTTGGTTTCATGTCTAGAAGACAGTCACGAAAGTTTTCCGGTAGCGGCACAAAGTATTTCGAGAACTCGGAAGGCTTCAACTGTGACCGGGCTAATTCACCAAACTCCATCACACTGGTCTGGACTTCCAGCTCGACATTGGACGGCAACTCCGGTAGCTTGCTAAGTTGTTCGACAATGTTACTCAGGTGTTCCCTGAGTGTTTGCTTGATTCGAGGTAGGCTTTTTACGATATGTTAGCTTATTCTTTGTAAACATGTACTTGTTAAACATACCTCTTTGCGAATTCCTGACCGAGTTTTTCGGATAAAAATGCTTTTAATTTCTCAACTCCACAGCGATCGGAGAAGTCGTGGAAGGTGGCAGGCCATCGCTCCATGGAGTGTTCAACGAAAACGACCTCTTCCCATTGCTTGAGTTCATCCAGGTCTTTCCCTTGAGGACGGGAGGTTATGAAGTAGCCTAAGCCAGTGGAATGGGCAGTCCCTCTCATGATGGCCAGCCACTGTTCATGGTTGCCACCTTCAGGGATCAGATCGGCCTTTGTCAATACACCAATTGTCCGGTTGAGGGCATTCAGTCTGCGAACTAAACCAAAGGTCGATGAGTTTTCGGCGTCGCTATTCATAGGCATAGAGCACATGATGATGGCCGAGGGGTGTTGAATGTACTCCTTGGACAGGTTTCTCACAACACTAACCAAATAATCGTCGCTCGCGTCGGCAGGGT
This Fusarium poae strain DAOMC 252244 chromosome 3, whole genome shotgun sequence DNA region includes the following protein-coding sequences:
- a CDS encoding hypothetical protein (BUSCO:4116at5125) — translated: MSSRTNHGHSSSTMHHPTRRRGPRSHNHFIKPDPDSTTNNSYPESVASNFDAPPAPSAASSYGGSTNHIPPDQAFYRHGRSDAPTPSERTTEPEPLLRELRMRPNAVAESPTSIPADGSFFQTSFQDIGKKLKACNDTLGELQQLGVSHDVPLPELVLVGDQSAGKSSLMSGLANLELPRSEGTCTRCPLHIRVSRSHDPSCRVWLRKEYSYQPPPSGRISESDVTNNDPFFPWRKRQTAIHEFKTMVDHGEIEDVLRWAQIAILNDDKSPELFVPGSGSIAVNTPIEAASETVAAKFSPNIVALEIKGPELPDLSFYDMPGIFQNPADASDDYLVSVVRNLSKEYIQHPSAIIMCSMPMNSDAENSSTFGLVRRLNALNRTIGVLTKADLIPEGGNHEQWLAIMRGTAHSTGLGYFITSRPQGKDLDELKQWEEVVFVEHSMERWPATFHDFSDRCGVEKLKAFLSEKLGQEFAKSLPRIKQTLREHLSNIVEQLSKLPELPSNVELEVQTSVMEFGELARSQLKPSEFSKYFVPLPENFRDCLLDMKPKFTLKDSSDIPVVDISDDESDTGSVVTVTNPNTPSKRRAMAPPITPSKRMRMEQAPAGTPSRPQLKPEDSRASVGSVSPAPRRQGFPAPFTPFSNVGRGFRTLRQVRDEIKAKTRAGVPDIITEEVYNDMCREAIEPWSGPMKAFLEHVMSLLNTMLEKALAASFARLNKRLIYQECQKILADYLEDRRRETMGALDVVYRLETYGLFTVNQEAFRRYQKDEQILLTRYRHQMRMQAAGYGDGRPPVPWESLTEEKRVLDEKRRENEMIKLGPDSFERELEVVAYVRGYYRLAALRFADAIALHITNGMIPHIQRQLPYHLDRKLGLCGADSQSVYERLMEEDPNTAAKRGVLRGEREKFARALDSIEELERGAGSSTISEEDLDDHNMADLPLMSGALDPAEEV